In a genomic window of uncultured Sphaerochaeta sp.:
- a CDS encoding helix-turn-helix domain-containing protein: MSMICRRLYKVRHGKITMNDGRSYQVPCLQDSVLVVESYSELLLLCEMNGKALEESEGAELSPCSCVNGCLIRKDKIGQSSCPLADRRYVMADDDLAVTPPHDNDLEFGKIVQEERKRLGLSMYRLAQLSGVCSTTIRNIEAGIRSTERTKAFVRDALNDCAQGRFACNG, encoded by the coding sequence ATGAGCATGATTTGCAGGCGTCTGTACAAGGTTCGCCATGGCAAGATCACCATGAACGACGGACGGTCTTACCAGGTTCCGTGTCTGCAGGATTCGGTGCTGGTGGTAGAGAGTTATTCGGAACTGCTCCTGCTTTGTGAGATGAACGGCAAGGCGCTGGAGGAGTCCGAGGGTGCGGAGCTTTCCCCCTGCTCCTGTGTGAACGGGTGTCTGATCCGCAAGGACAAGATAGGGCAATCCTCCTGCCCGTTGGCCGATCGCCGCTATGTGATGGCCGACGATGATCTTGCCGTCACCCCCCCCCACGACAACGATCTGGAGTTCGGAAAGATAGTCCAGGAGGAGCGCAAGCGGCTGGGACTTTCCATGTACCGCCTTGCCCAGTTGTCCGGGGTCTGTTCAACCACCATCCGAAACATCGAAGCCGGCATCCGTAGCACCGAGCGCACCAAGGCATTCGTCCGTGATGCCTTGAACGACTGCGCCCAGGGGAGGTTCGCATGCAACGGCTGA
- a CDS encoding regulatory protein GemA: MKSSWLKLIHVAKRQCNLDDQSYRALLSGVAGVDSASGIESEAQFKAVMAAFDRLGFSRNEGKVYSIDDDQMAKAYALWCNLHDLGAVDNRSYGSFMAWVKRMYPQDILRKGQKSQLIEALKRWEIRVDMKRNRELVKGGVACEK; encoded by the coding sequence ATGAAGAGCAGCTGGCTGAAACTGATCCACGTGGCCAAGAGGCAGTGCAACCTGGACGACCAGAGTTACCGCGCCCTTCTGTCGGGTGTCGCCGGGGTCGACTCCGCAAGCGGCATCGAATCGGAGGCGCAGTTCAAGGCGGTCATGGCCGCCTTCGACCGCCTCGGCTTCTCCCGCAACGAAGGCAAGGTCTACTCGATCGACGACGACCAGATGGCCAAGGCCTACGCCTTGTGGTGCAACCTGCATGACCTGGGAGCGGTGGATAACCGCTCCTATGGCAGTTTCATGGCATGGGTGAAGCGCATGTATCCCCAGGACATTTTGCGCAAGGGCCAGAAGAGCCAGCTGATCGAGGCGCTCAAGCGCTGGGAGATTCGTGTGGACATGAAGCGCAACAGGGAACTGGTCAAGGGAGGTGTGGCTTGTGAGAAATGA
- a CDS encoding phage virion morphogenesis protein — protein MGASFRVDISELEALQAMLAKVAVLDLDALENAFGDMAVTNAQKRFEAKHDPDRVPWKPWSEKYKKKVEGDTRRSPLMGPTARLQQSLTYENRSDGVYVGSTMVYARVHQQGWEERNIPARPYLGVGTEDAEDFYQATETVLKQGGIA, from the coding sequence ATGGGTGCCTCATTCCGTGTGGACATCAGCGAGCTTGAAGCCCTGCAGGCCATGCTGGCCAAAGTCGCGGTCCTTGACCTGGATGCGCTGGAGAACGCCTTCGGCGATATGGCCGTCACCAATGCCCAGAAAAGGTTCGAAGCTAAGCACGACCCGGACCGAGTCCCCTGGAAACCGTGGTCCGAGAAGTACAAGAAGAAGGTTGAAGGGGATACGCGCAGGTCGCCGCTCATGGGGCCGACGGCCCGCCTGCAGCAATCGCTCACCTACGAGAACCGCAGCGACGGCGTCTATGTGGGTTCGACAATGGTATACGCACGGGTGCATCAGCAAGGATGGGAGGAACGCAACATTCCGGCCCGTCCATATCTGGGAGTCGGGACCGAGGATGCCGAGGACTTTTACCAGGCAACCGAGACCGTGTTAAAACAGGGAGGCATTGCATGA
- a CDS encoding HI1506-related protein has protein sequence MAEKKSIRIVARHVRGKSPIPSYRRAGIVLGLTDAEYEVTEDQLEALKADKLVKLAVKTEAKASGKDEKK, from the coding sequence GTGGCTGAAAAGAAAAGCATCAGGATCGTAGCCCGCCACGTCCGCGGCAAGTCTCCCATTCCTTCCTACAGGAGGGCCGGCATTGTCCTTGGATTGACCGATGCGGAGTACGAGGTGACCGAGGATCAGCTTGAAGCCCTCAAGGCTGACAAGCTTGTCAAGCTGGCGGTGAAGACCGAGGCGAAGGCCTCCGGCAAGGATGAGAAGAAATGA
- a CDS encoding phage minor head protein — MFDPGVVPKEALDYLEGKKLQPAFSYQDVWKEEHNHAFTVAKCMQLDLLKDIQDSLAKAIAEGVPYEKWSKDITKTMVDAGWWGKQEMVDPLTGEVKMVQLGSSRRIKTIFNVNINSAYQAGVWERGSKSKLHTHIMYRIGPSRKHREEHLGWDALVLPKDDPFWDTHWPPLGWGCKCKTRFLMQSQVDRYEREGLPDMTSMVDGYPTRKTSVRTTAPKDVMVSYVNKRTGKSYTIPEGIDPGFEFNQGKREVAQKQTAQLYQEKFQQATDAINGSTAPANTSMPVSRNIVSEARKNTPVVDRVLKAIDSIHGDGSLPGVPVKTSRAKSFYGQYSFSGSRSNQIALTDIPGSHKELTLAHEIGHYLDHQGLPGPGLTSRAGGFKPLENVLDAIGKSDSIAMLKKAKVRNLHYYLKKEEEFARAYAQYVATKSADPVLLEQLQQLQTDASDYRYIQWTNEDFVPIMKSMDDMFKELGWIREG; from the coding sequence ATGTTTGACCCCGGAGTGGTTCCCAAGGAGGCCCTGGATTATCTGGAGGGCAAGAAGCTTCAGCCGGCGTTCAGTTACCAGGACGTGTGGAAGGAGGAGCACAACCATGCCTTTACTGTGGCCAAGTGCATGCAGCTGGACCTACTCAAGGACATCCAGGATTCGCTTGCCAAGGCGATCGCCGAGGGCGTGCCCTATGAGAAGTGGTCCAAGGACATAACCAAGACCATGGTGGATGCTGGATGGTGGGGCAAGCAGGAGATGGTGGACCCGCTCACCGGCGAGGTGAAGATGGTGCAGCTGGGAAGTTCCAGGCGCATCAAGACGATCTTCAACGTGAACATCAACTCCGCCTACCAGGCGGGGGTGTGGGAGCGCGGATCGAAGAGTAAGCTGCACACCCACATCATGTACCGCATCGGGCCGAGCAGGAAGCACCGCGAGGAGCACCTGGGATGGGATGCCCTGGTGCTGCCGAAGGATGATCCTTTCTGGGATACCCACTGGCCACCTCTTGGCTGGGGATGCAAGTGCAAAACCCGTTTCCTCATGCAGAGCCAGGTGGACCGCTACGAACGCGAGGGATTGCCCGATATGACCAGCATGGTAGACGGGTACCCCACCCGCAAGACTTCCGTCCGGACCACCGCGCCCAAGGATGTGATGGTAAGCTATGTCAACAAGCGTACCGGCAAGTCCTACACGATCCCCGAGGGTATCGACCCGGGCTTCGAGTTTAACCAGGGCAAGCGCGAGGTTGCCCAGAAGCAGACCGCGCAGCTCTACCAGGAGAAGTTTCAGCAGGCCACCGACGCGATCAACGGCAGCACGGCACCGGCCAACACTTCGATGCCTGTATCCAGGAATATCGTCAGCGAGGCGAGGAAGAATACGCCGGTGGTCGACAGGGTGCTCAAGGCCATTGATTCGATCCATGGCGACGGATCGCTGCCGGGCGTGCCGGTGAAGACATCCAGGGCCAAGTCGTTCTACGGGCAGTACAGCTTCTCCGGAAGCAGGTCCAACCAGATCGCCCTCACTGATATTCCCGGGTCGCACAAGGAGCTTACCCTTGCCCACGAGATCGGGCATTACCTGGACCACCAGGGTCTGCCGGGTCCCGGCCTCACCTCCCGGGCGGGGGGCTTCAAGCCGCTGGAGAATGTACTGGATGCGATCGGTAAAAGCGACTCCATCGCCATGCTGAAGAAGGCGAAGGTGCGCAACCTGCATTACTATCTGAAGAAGGAGGAGGAGTTCGCCCGGGCCTATGCGCAGTACGTTGCGACCAAGAGCGCCGACCCTGTGCTGCTTGAGCAATTGCAGCAACTTCAGACAGATGCTTCGGATTACCGGTATATACAGTGGACAAATGAGGATTTTGTGCCTATCATGAAATCGATGGACGATATGTTCAAGGAGCTGGGATGGATACGAGAAGGATAG
- a CDS encoding AAA family ATPase → MCGLKTVLAKEGITQVELAGHLGLSKAAVCQIANYGQFPKGREAETRDAINKFLDARGVPVKDLWKGVRSDDEEEAKEACVMLGMNAKRQFRLVRDPFTDDVTESRDVYLSESGRYVAEYMYMTAKAGGMLAVVGESGSGKSTLRRLLLDRIDREDLKIKVIFPRSIDKGKLTASSICDAIVADCSEDKPKRTLEAKSRQIERVLTASSRAGWSHVLMIEEAHDLDVRTLKYLKRFWELEDGFKKLLSVILVAQPEIKGMLDESRNPEAREIIRRMEVAEISPFENPDELKEYLTLKFARVGVKASEVMDEGCYQAILDKLVRKTRSGYRLNYAYPLTVNNMVKKAMNTAADIGQTLVDAETIASI, encoded by the coding sequence ATGTGTGGGTTGAAGACGGTCCTTGCCAAGGAGGGCATCACGCAGGTGGAGCTTGCCGGCCATCTGGGGTTGAGCAAGGCGGCGGTCTGCCAGATCGCCAACTACGGGCAGTTCCCCAAGGGCCGCGAGGCCGAGACGAGGGATGCGATCAACAAGTTCCTGGACGCCCGAGGCGTACCGGTGAAGGATTTATGGAAAGGCGTCCGTTCGGACGACGAGGAAGAAGCCAAGGAGGCATGCGTTATGTTGGGCATGAATGCGAAGAGACAGTTCAGACTGGTACGTGACCCGTTCACCGATGATGTGACCGAGAGCAGGGACGTGTACCTGTCCGAAAGCGGCCGCTATGTGGCCGAGTACATGTACATGACGGCCAAGGCCGGCGGGATGTTGGCGGTGGTCGGAGAGAGCGGCAGCGGAAAGAGCACGCTGCGGCGCCTGCTGCTGGACCGCATCGACCGTGAGGACCTCAAGATCAAGGTGATCTTCCCCCGCTCCATCGACAAGGGTAAGCTCACCGCCTCCTCCATCTGCGACGCGATCGTCGCCGACTGCAGCGAAGACAAGCCGAAGCGCACCCTTGAGGCCAAGAGCCGGCAGATCGAGCGGGTGCTGACCGCATCGAGCAGGGCCGGATGGTCGCATGTACTGATGATCGAGGAGGCCCACGACCTGGACGTGCGCACGCTGAAGTACCTCAAGCGGTTCTGGGAATTGGAGGACGGCTTCAAGAAGCTGCTCTCGGTAATCCTGGTGGCGCAGCCGGAGATCAAGGGGATGCTGGACGAGAGCCGCAACCCCGAGGCACGCGAGATCATCCGGCGCATGGAGGTTGCCGAGATCAGCCCGTTCGAGAACCCGGATGAATTGAAGGAGTACCTCACTCTCAAGTTCGCCCGTGTGGGCGTGAAGGCATCAGAGGTGATGGACGAGGGTTGCTACCAGGCGATCCTGGACAAGCTGGTGAGGAAAACCCGCAGCGGGTACCGGTTGAACTACGCATACCCGCTTACGGTGAACAACATGGTCAAGAAGGCCATGAACACAGCCGCCGACATCGGCCAGACTCTGGTGGATGCGGAGACGATTGCAAGCATATAG
- a CDS encoding Mor transcription activator family protein has translation MAAEMVESVKKVVGDESQATRVVRQLLVDFGGTQVYLPMVATAFRDELEAEVYDSFDGSNQREICTRYQISFTTLYAIIKREREKRIGKREEDAQGVLDLTD, from the coding sequence ATGGCGGCCGAGATGGTCGAGTCGGTGAAGAAGGTGGTCGGGGACGAGAGCCAGGCGACGCGCGTGGTGCGCCAGCTCCTGGTTGACTTTGGCGGTACGCAGGTGTACCTTCCAATGGTAGCGACCGCATTCCGCGACGAGCTGGAGGCCGAGGTGTACGACTCATTCGACGGGTCCAACCAGCGCGAGATATGCACCCGCTACCAGATCAGCTTCACCACCCTGTACGCGATCATCAAGCGCGAGCGTGAGAAGCGCATCGGTAAACGCGAGGAGGACGCACAGGGCGTGCTTGATTTGACGGACTAG
- a CDS encoding phage protein Gp36 family protein: MTYLSLDELKLRDAERLPRLEDGQLNEERCITALGDAAEIVRTYLPELIGEDGLPLDPPARLAGSLKPIVRDIVMYLLNERPGEESVNARYDRAIKLLIALGGGSTGGSGAAGGPDPLDTNNAELIDGRSEFIPPGGLYH; the protein is encoded by the coding sequence ATGACCTACCTTTCCCTGGACGAGTTGAAGCTGCGCGATGCCGAGCGGTTGCCGCGCCTTGAGGACGGGCAGCTGAACGAGGAGCGCTGCATCACCGCCCTGGGGGACGCCGCCGAGATTGTGAGGACCTACCTCCCCGAGTTGATCGGGGAGGACGGCCTGCCCTTGGACCCGCCCGCCCGCCTTGCGGGATCGCTCAAGCCGATCGTGCGCGACATCGTCATGTATCTACTCAACGAGCGGCCGGGCGAGGAGTCGGTGAACGCACGCTATGACCGGGCCATCAAGCTTCTGATCGCCCTGGGCGGAGGTTCGACCGGAGGGTCGGGAGCCGCCGGCGGACCCGATCCGCTGGATACGAACAATGCGGAACTGATCGACGGGCGCAGCGAGTTCATCCCGCCCGGAGGATTGTACCACTGA
- a CDS encoding Mu-like prophage major head subunit gpT family protein: MGIIKKELLTDLNVNFSGLFKQGLASAPSVWKKVATMVPSSAATTAYGWLGRFPQLREWVGDRVIKDMVENAYMLPNKKFEGTVAVSRSDIEDDNLGMYSPIVQSMGEESELHIDRNVFAELALGLSELCYDGQNFFDTDHPVYPNHDGTGVAVSTSNIINPLVTDGPAWYLLDASKVIKPLIYQNRSAAELQTISDPQNDAVFMRDEYLYGVRARRAFGFSFWQMAVMSRDALNEENFNAAYQAMCSFKADGGDPLGLRPTILVVPPALRADAKALIEVERLANGASNPNYKVVEVLDTAWLA; this comes from the coding sequence ATGGGTATCATCAAGAAAGAATTGTTGACCGACCTCAACGTCAATTTCTCGGGCCTTTTCAAGCAGGGTCTTGCAAGCGCCCCGTCCGTGTGGAAGAAGGTCGCCACCATGGTGCCCTCCTCCGCAGCCACCACCGCCTACGGCTGGCTGGGCCGCTTCCCGCAGCTGCGCGAATGGGTGGGCGACCGTGTCATCAAGGACATGGTGGAGAACGCCTACATGCTGCCGAACAAGAAGTTCGAGGGCACCGTTGCGGTGAGCCGCTCGGACATCGAGGACGACAACCTTGGCATGTATTCGCCGATCGTGCAGAGCATGGGCGAGGAGAGCGAACTGCACATCGACCGCAATGTGTTCGCCGAGCTGGCCCTGGGTTTGAGCGAGCTGTGCTACGACGGGCAGAACTTCTTCGACACCGACCACCCTGTGTACCCCAACCATGACGGTACCGGAGTCGCCGTGTCGACAAGCAACATCATCAACCCGCTGGTGACCGACGGACCTGCCTGGTATCTTCTGGACGCCAGCAAGGTCATCAAGCCGCTGATCTACCAGAACCGCAGCGCAGCGGAGCTTCAGACCATCAGCGATCCGCAGAACGACGCCGTCTTCATGCGTGACGAATACCTCTACGGGGTACGCGCCCGCCGTGCGTTCGGCTTCAGCTTCTGGCAGATGGCCGTCATGAGCCGCGACGCGCTGAACGAGGAGAACTTCAACGCGGCCTACCAGGCGATGTGCTCCTTCAAGGCCGACGGCGGCGATCCTTTGGGCCTGCGCCCCACCATCCTGGTGGTGCCTCCCGCCCTGCGTGCCGATGCCAAGGCCCTCATCGAAGTGGAGCGCCTGGCCAACGGTGCATCCAACCCCAACTACAAGGTCGTCGAGGTTCTCGATACCGCGTGGCTGGCGTAA
- a CDS encoding transposase — MLQSYLPVIEAAPRGERGRMIEDLSRQLGVSKATIYRKLDEAGYCQDRQRRADAGSTAVEEQALAALAAYMKSGIRSNDKATLAIPTARQVLEASGVDFGEVTNSTLGRLLRERGLDVKTQQAPEPFVRMRSLHPNHVHQCDPSVCLVYYLPNGGQRILEEREVYKNKPFLLGKENLKVWRYVLTDHYSGSICHRYYQVAGENTLTLWDFLLYSWAKKADPLDAFHGLPDLLVWDKGSANSSKAIANALKGLRVQTYDHKVGNPRAKGSVERSNDIVERLFESRLKAQPVRSVDELNEYAEKWDALYNAGLIKGYDSTLRRAKSSRLDLWLTIPVEKLRELPEGARNLLVPEPETRQVQGDLSVSYAHPRLGRSGSYSLGKLPGIRPKLVVNVQPILTDPDGVLRVSYQYQGEEITDEIYPALIDEAGFPLDAPVWGVEFKRHPDTYVQTAAKSLDDLIGDEKKPFAGWNEGNGIAALDAIQSSDPSVVAMQKTGRPAAPPQSRIRISTVEAAKTLKARMGWWTPECLQYLRDTYTDGVPEADIDAIELHLGGQRRKAGCVG; from the coding sequence ATGCTGCAGTCGTACCTACCGGTGATAGAGGCCGCCCCGCGAGGCGAGCGCGGGCGGATGATCGAGGATTTGAGCAGGCAGCTGGGGGTGAGCAAGGCCACCATCTACCGCAAGCTTGACGAGGCCGGCTACTGCCAGGACCGCCAGAGGAGGGCCGACGCAGGGTCCACGGCGGTCGAGGAGCAGGCGCTTGCCGCCCTTGCCGCCTATATGAAAAGCGGCATCAGAAGCAACGACAAGGCCACCTTGGCCATCCCCACCGCCCGGCAGGTCCTGGAAGCCAGCGGGGTCGACTTCGGCGAGGTGACCAACTCCACCCTGGGCCGGCTGCTGCGTGAGCGCGGGCTGGACGTGAAGACCCAACAGGCGCCCGAGCCGTTCGTGCGGATGCGCAGCCTGCACCCCAACCATGTTCACCAGTGCGATCCGTCGGTCTGCCTGGTCTACTACCTTCCCAATGGCGGCCAGCGCATCCTGGAGGAGCGCGAGGTGTACAAGAACAAGCCGTTTTTGTTGGGCAAGGAGAACCTCAAGGTGTGGCGCTACGTGCTGACCGACCACTACAGCGGCTCGATCTGCCACCGCTACTACCAGGTGGCCGGTGAGAACACCCTCACTCTCTGGGACTTTCTTCTCTACAGTTGGGCGAAGAAGGCCGATCCGCTGGATGCGTTCCACGGCCTGCCCGATCTGCTTGTATGGGACAAGGGAAGTGCCAACTCATCCAAGGCGATCGCCAACGCGCTGAAGGGTCTGCGGGTGCAGACCTACGACCACAAGGTGGGAAACCCCCGGGCCAAGGGAAGCGTCGAGAGGAGCAACGACATTGTCGAGCGCCTGTTCGAGTCGCGCCTCAAGGCCCAGCCGGTGCGAAGCGTGGACGAGCTGAACGAGTATGCCGAGAAGTGGGACGCACTGTACAACGCTGGCCTCATTAAGGGCTACGACAGCACCCTGCGCCGAGCCAAGAGCAGCCGCCTTGACTTGTGGCTCACCATCCCCGTCGAAAAGCTGCGCGAGCTTCCCGAGGGCGCGAGGAACCTGTTGGTGCCGGAGCCGGAGACCCGCCAGGTCCAGGGCGACTTGTCCGTCAGCTATGCGCACCCGCGCCTTGGTCGAAGCGGATCGTACAGCCTGGGCAAGCTGCCGGGCATCCGCCCCAAGTTGGTGGTCAACGTGCAGCCGATCCTCACCGATCCCGATGGGGTGTTGCGTGTCAGCTACCAGTACCAGGGTGAGGAGATCACCGACGAGATTTACCCGGCCCTCATCGACGAGGCGGGCTTCCCGCTGGACGCACCGGTGTGGGGAGTGGAGTTCAAGCGCCATCCGGACACCTACGTGCAGACGGCTGCCAAGAGCCTGGACGATCTGATCGGCGACGAGAAGAAACCGTTCGCCGGCTGGAACGAGGGCAACGGCATCGCCGCCCTGGATGCGATCCAGAGCAGCGACCCGTCTGTCGTGGCCATGCAGAAGACCGGCCGGCCGGCAGCCCCGCCGCAGAGCCGCATCCGCATCTCCACCGTGGAGGCTGCCAAGACTCTCAAGGCCCGCATGGGATGGTGGACGCCCGAGTGCCTGCAGTATTTGCGCGACACCTACACCGACGGTGTGCCCGAGGCTGACATCGATGCGATCGAGCTGCACCTTGGCGGGCAGAGGAGGAAGGCCGGATGTGTGGGTTGA
- a CDS encoding phage protease, with protein sequence MADKNVSLNSYSLTSDPPAWMLLVPAGLDVPGRDGRSFINPGPASLIDAFRSNGVDIVVDVEHSSHTQAVEGKPAPAFGWIVDLEDRGGELWGKVEWTDGGKNAVSSREYRYYSPAYSCDAAARIMRVVSVGLTNTPNLRLPALNNQGGDVMDKFKQDVAEAMGLKADAAEPDVIAKAKELAGAVSLNRQQDMVPKTDLTLALNRAQTAETELANLKKAQFEAKRDEQIDKAVADGKIAPASKDYYKTSCNSEEALAKFTEFVGTLPNIVTNGEQPRGANPAGEVELNAEQIAFAAKLGINPEDAKKFYKDYKESK encoded by the coding sequence ATGGCAGACAAGAACGTTTCACTGAATTCGTACTCGCTCACCTCCGACCCGCCGGCCTGGATGCTTCTGGTTCCGGCGGGTCTCGATGTGCCCGGCCGTGACGGCCGTTCATTCATCAATCCCGGTCCCGCCTCCCTCATTGACGCCTTCCGCTCCAATGGGGTGGACATCGTCGTCGACGTGGAGCACAGCAGCCACACCCAGGCGGTGGAGGGCAAGCCCGCCCCGGCCTTCGGTTGGATCGTCGACTTGGAGGACCGCGGCGGCGAGCTGTGGGGGAAGGTGGAGTGGACCGATGGCGGCAAAAACGCCGTCAGTTCGCGCGAGTACCGCTACTACAGCCCGGCCTACAGCTGCGATGCAGCGGCCAGGATCATGCGGGTGGTTTCTGTCGGCCTCACCAATACGCCCAATTTGCGCCTGCCGGCGCTGAATAACCAAGGAGGGGATGTGATGGACAAATTCAAACAGGACGTTGCCGAGGCCATGGGCCTGAAGGCCGACGCCGCCGAACCCGATGTGATCGCCAAGGCCAAGGAGCTGGCGGGGGCCGTCTCGCTGAACCGTCAGCAGGACATGGTTCCCAAGACCGACCTCACCCTTGCGCTGAATCGGGCGCAGACTGCCGAGACCGAGCTGGCCAACCTCAAGAAGGCCCAGTTCGAGGCCAAGAGGGACGAGCAGATCGACAAGGCGGTAGCCGACGGAAAGATCGCTCCGGCGAGCAAGGACTATTACAAGACTTCCTGCAACAGCGAGGAAGCCCTGGCCAAGTTCACCGAGTTCGTGGGGACCCTCCCTAATATCGTGACCAACGGCGAGCAGCCGCGTGGTGCCAATCCCGCAGGCGAGGTGGAACTGAACGCCGAGCAGATCGCGTTCGCCGCCAAGCTCGGCATCAACCCAGAGGATGCCAAAAAGTTCTACAAGGACTACAAGGAGAGTAAGTAA
- a CDS encoding helix-turn-helix domain-containing protein, which produces MELKQEIGIRLRLVREHFSENQKQFAERLKTTQGLISKYERGDLGLPDEIKLILVQNGVSGNWIITGEGSMLLSPPTLGQRIAQARSSVGHDQAGLANLLGIEPTEVSSWEEDKQVPSRPFLNRIEKITGYSVQWLENGESEIGKLADFERTFPDVRNIYNQWIDLKKRLDNMRELEGIYYRLNDIPRERLMAYAKALIDSQQD; this is translated from the coding sequence ATGGAACTAAAACAAGAAATTGGAATACGTCTGCGGTTAGTGAGGGAACATTTTTCAGAAAATCAAAAGCAATTTGCTGAAAGACTAAAAACAACACAAGGCCTCATCTCAAAATATGAGCGTGGAGACTTGGGCTTGCCGGATGAGATTAAGTTGATTTTAGTACAAAATGGAGTTTCTGGTAATTGGATTATTACGGGCGAAGGATCAATGCTTTTATCACCACCAACTCTAGGCCAAAGAATTGCTCAAGCAAGAAGTTCTGTTGGACATGACCAAGCAGGATTGGCAAATTTACTAGGAATAGAACCAACGGAGGTATCATCATGGGAGGAAGACAAACAAGTTCCTAGTCGACCTTTTCTAAATAGAATAGAAAAGATCACTGGATATAGTGTCCAATGGCTAGAAAATGGAGAGTCCGAAATAGGGAAACTTGCTGATTTCGAAAGGACATTCCCCGATGTTAGGAATATCTACAACCAATGGATCGATCTCAAAAAGAGATTGGACAATATGCGGGAACTCGAAGGTATCTACTACCGCTTGAACGATATCCCCAGAGAGCGGCTTATGGCTTATGCAAAGGCTTTGATAGACTCCCAACAGGACTAA
- a CDS encoding DUF3164 family protein, which yields MEDYKQTMNGTEYWLDQRGSLVPAEKIGELDKLRDDVVREMLGVALPLSDALRKAKASVYSTLDTFLAMSSEQYGVKRKGTKGNVTLLTFDGRYKVALCYNDVFAFDERLQTAKELIDSCLIRWADGASANLVAVVKEAFRVDKKGKLDVRRILELRRYEIHDEQWQQAMEAISDSITVQNTRRYVRFYERHGEDEWRQVALDWSSITG from the coding sequence ATGGAAGATTACAAGCAGACGATGAACGGGACCGAGTATTGGCTGGACCAGCGGGGCAGCCTGGTGCCCGCCGAGAAGATCGGCGAGCTGGACAAGCTGCGCGACGACGTGGTGCGCGAGATGCTGGGAGTGGCCCTGCCGCTCTCGGATGCCTTGAGGAAGGCCAAGGCAAGCGTGTACAGTACGCTGGACACCTTCCTGGCGATGAGCAGCGAGCAGTACGGTGTCAAGCGCAAGGGCACCAAGGGCAACGTCACCCTGCTCACCTTCGACGGCCGCTACAAGGTCGCCCTCTGCTACAACGATGTGTTCGCATTCGACGAGCGGCTGCAGACCGCCAAGGAATTGATCGACTCCTGCCTCATCCGCTGGGCCGATGGTGCTTCCGCCAACCTGGTGGCCGTGGTAAAGGAGGCTTTCCGGGTCGACAAGAAGGGCAAGCTGGACGTGAGGCGCATCCTTGAGCTGCGCCGCTATGAGATCCATGACGAGCAGTGGCAGCAGGCCATGGAGGCGATCAGCGACAGCATCACCGTGCAGAACACGCGCCGGTATGTGCGCTTCTACGAGCGCCACGGGGAGGACGAGTGGAGGCAGGTTGCCCTGGACTGGTCCTCGATCACAGGATAA